In Dasypus novemcinctus isolate mDasNov1 chromosome 10, mDasNov1.1.hap2, whole genome shotgun sequence, one DNA window encodes the following:
- the LOC101440736 gene encoding olfactory receptor 2AG1-like codes for MEPWNSSLGRDFILMGILKDSGSPELLCFTITVLYMLALTSNGLLLLVIAMDARLHVPMYLLLSQLSLMDLLFASVVTPKTFVDYLRGESTISFGGCAFQMFLILTLGGGEDLLLAFMAYDRYVAICHPLNYMVLMRLKVCWLMVATCWVLASLNAVIHTAYTMHFPFCMSREISHLVCEIPPLLKLACADTSRYELMVYVMGVTFLMPPLAAILASYTFVLVAVVHMSSGEGKQKALVTCSSHLTVVGMYYGAAMFIYILPSSYHNPQQDNILSVFYTIITPALNPLIYSLRNKEVMGALRRVLGRCISAQRL; via the coding sequence ATGGAGCCCTGGAACTCTTCCCTGGGAAGGGACTTCATCTTAATGGGAATTCTGAAAGATAGTGGGTCTCCTGAGCTGCTCTGCTTCACAATCACAGTCCTATACATGTTGGCCCTGACCAGCAATGGCCTGCTGCTCCTGGTCATTGCAATGGATGCCCGACTCCATGTGCCCATGTACCTCCTGCTCAGCCAGCTTTCTCTCATGGACCTGTTATTTGCATCTGTAGTGACTCCAAAAACATTTGTGGATTATCTGCGTGGAGAGAGCACCATCTCTTTTGGAGGCTGTGCCTTTCAGATGTTTTTAATCCTGACCCTTGGTGGTGGAGAGGACCTCCTCCTAGCCTTCATGGCCTATGACAGGTATGTGGCCATTTGCCATCCTTTGAACTACATGGTCCTCATGAGGCTCAAGGTTTGCTGGCTCATGGTGGCCACATGCTGGGTCCTGGCCTCCCTGAATGCTGTGATACACACTGCATATACTATGCACTTCCCTTTCTGCATGTCCCGGGAGATTAGCCATCTAGTCTGTGAGATCCCACCACTTCTGAAGTTGGCCTGTGCAGATACCTCAAGATATGAGCTCATGGTATATGTGATGGGTGTAACTTTTCTCATGCCTCCCCTTGCTGCTATCCTTGCCTCTTATACATTTGTCCTAGTTGCTGTTGTCCACATGTCCTCAGGTGAGGGGAAACAGAAAGCCCTTGTCACATGCTCTTCTCACCTGACTGTGGTAGGAATGTACTATGGAGCTGCCATGTTTATTTATATCTTGCCCAGTTCCTACCATAATCCCCAACAAGACAACATCCTTTCTGTATTTTATACTATCATTACACCAGCCCTGAACCCACTTATCTACAGTCTGAGAAACAAGGAAGTAATGGGGGCCCTCAGGAGGGTACTGGGGAGATGTATCTCTGCCCAGAGGCTGTAG